ACTCGCTGTGGGAATGGGATTTCAATTCCTTCTTTTTTAAAGCGGTTGAATATTCGCTTCCGCAGTTCCGATTCTACAGGGAACTGGTCAGCATATTCTTTTACATATACAATAAGGGTAAAATCCAATGAGCTATCGCCAAAACCCGGAATAAACCTGACTACAGGCTCCGGCTCTAAAATAAGTTCTTTTATGTCATAAGCAGCGCTTATCACTTCATCTAGAATTGTTTCTTCAACATGCTGGGGGTCAGAGCCATAGCTTACGCTTACAGGAATTCGCACCGCTAAGTGAGGGATAGGCAGGTAAAAATTGGTAATCATGCTCTGTGCAAGTTTGCTGTTTGGTATAATAACAATGTTATTAGGGAGCATCCTGATACGGGTTGTTCGCCAGGTGATATCCTCCACATACCCTTCAATACCTTCTTCAATTTTTATAAAATCACCAACACGTACCGAGCGCTCAATTAAAATCTGCATTCCAGCAAAAAGGTTTGATAAGGTATCCTGCAAAGCTAAAGCAACCGCTAAACCTCCAACACCTAATGTGGTGAGTATTGGGGCAATTGAGATACCTAAATAATTTAAAATAATAAGCACACCTATGAGTATAACCAGCCCCTTAATAATGACATAGGTTAAACCAGTAGGAGCAAGGGGAATATTTGCATCTTTCACATATTTTTGCAGCGCTGCGCCAATTATATTAGCTACTCCAAGCGTTACAGCAAAGATTATGATGGTATTGACAACTTTGTTAACAACCAACTGAATTGTGTGGGAAACAGAAACATACTGCATTGCTATAAGAATTGAGATAGCAATGACAATGAAAATTGATGGTTTTTTCAATGTTGCAATAATAATATCATCTATAATAATGCTTGTCTTCTTTGCCCATTTTCCAAGAAATGAAAATACCACTGTGCGTATAATTGTAAGAATAATCATTGAAAGGCTGAATACTACTATAACGATGACGAAAGAATGGTATTCTTTTATAGCGTCCATAATTACCTCCTGAAATCCACTTAAAATTTCAATAAGTATCTCAAATAGATATTTTTAGCAAGGTAATATCACCTATAAATGCATACTGGAAAACAGATAAAATTGTTGCAAAATTGTATATTTTTGTGTAATCTATCCTAAATCTTTGTTACATAAATCTATAAACAATTATTTATCTTAAAATACTATCTATTGTTAGTGTAACTATTTCATGTTTTATTTACATATATTTTTATTTTCAGTAACTATCCATAATTAGTAGTATTGTTCAGAATAACTTTAACACATTTAGTAAATGTAATAATAATCTTTTCTGGAGGTATTTCATGAAAAAAATATTCAAGTGGGTGGCGATAGTTATAGGTAGTATGCTTGCTCTGGTCATTATTGCAAGCATCGTGCTTATGCTGGTCATTTCCAAAGATATGATTGCACAGCAGATGGAAAAAGCATTGAACCGCCATGTAACAATTGAAAAAATTGATGTGAGCATATTTAGTGTAGTCTCCGGCATTGAGGTGAAAGGAGTAGCTATCTCTAACTTTAAAACCCCAACACAGTTAGAAGCGCTTAAAGGCAAACCTGTTGATAAGGGTGACCTCTTTGTGGGGCTTGATTCTTTCACATTTAAGCTAAAATTCCTTCCATTGCTACAGGGTAAATTTGAACTCCGTGAACTTCTGTTGTCTGGCCCAAAAATAAACATTACACGTTATGCAAGCGGTGCATTCAATTTTTCGGATTTGATGAAGCCTTCAAAAAAAGAAGAAAAGAAAGTTGAAGAAGTTAAAAAAGAAGAACCTTCAAAGCCAGTGACTGCTGACACATTGCCTATTGGCATAACTGTAGGAAAAGTTGGTATTGAAAAAGGAATTATCACTTTTGTTGATCAGTCACTACAACAGACATTACAGCTGTATAATATAAATGCGCTTGTACATGATATCGAAATAGATCCAAAAGACCTTGCAAAGAAGAATCAGATTAAACTTAAGCTTGATATTGGCATTAAAACCATTGGCAAAACTAGTGGAGGCAGCGTAGAGTCATTTGATATTGGCCTTGCATCACGGGGCACAGTAAAGCCATTTGACCTCAAAACACGAATTCTTAACCCAGAAATTTCCTTAAAAGCCGGCAGCCCTTACGGCACCATGACAGGCTTACAGATTTTTGATGCTATAAA
The DNA window shown above is from Spirochaetota bacterium and carries:
- a CDS encoding mechanosensitive ion channel family protein, whose protein sequence is MDAIKEYHSFVIVIVVFSLSMIILTIIRTVVFSFLGKWAKKTSIIIDDIIIATLKKPSIFIVIAISILIAMQYVSVSHTIQLVVNKVVNTIIIFAVTLGVANIIGAALQKYVKDANIPLAPTGLTYVIIKGLVILIGVLIILNYLGISIAPILTTLGVGGLAVALALQDTLSNLFAGMQILIERSVRVGDFIKIEEGIEGYVEDITWRTTRIRMLPNNIVIIPNSKLAQSMITNFYLPIPHLAVRIPVSVSYGSDPQHVEETILDEVISAAYDIKELILEPEPVVRFIPGFGDSSLDFTLIVYVKEYADQFPVESELRKRIFNRFKKEGIEIPFPQRVIHIAKE
- a CDS encoding AsmA family protein yields the protein MKKIFKWVAIVIGSMLALVIIASIVLMLVISKDMIAQQMEKALNRHVTIEKIDVSIFSVVSGIEVKGVAISNFKTPTQLEALKGKPVDKGDLFVGLDSFTFKLKFLPLLQGKFELRELLLSGPKINITRYASGAFNFSDLMKPSKKEEKKVEEVKKEEPSKPVTADTLPIGITVGKVGIEKGIITFVDQSLQQTLQLYNINALVHDIEIDPKDLAKKNQIKLKLDIGIKTIGKTSGGSVESFDIGLASRGTVKPFDLKTRILNPEISLKAGSPYGTMTGLQIFDAIKSNETLANYAGKFEFLSKDVKWKNGYVDIWYKGGLLKITNGRISTDDYAGNFKADINLNTKAVNSEIDMTLNEKHNKSIYNGIEKNASKLIKGNVAKYVKPDKVAEKAFGYLTNKDGKVFLQFLVTGTMDKPKTKLVAPKLPSLMDVIKDLGGDVADVAKEKAKEKAAETTQKAVEKGTEKAKEKATKKLKKLF